The Cynocephalus volans isolate mCynVol1 chromosome 16, mCynVol1.pri, whole genome shotgun sequence DNA segment CCCGCGGGGCTGGGACGCGAGGCCCAGGaggcttccctccccttcccccaggggcGGCCTCTGTCGGCTTCCAGGTCTCCCCGCTGCCCCATCTCTCCTCTCGCAGGTGCCTGCTCGGTGCCCGCGTCCCCCGAATCCGCTCCCTGCACAGCCCTTTCTCTCGCCCCCTGCCGGGCTCCCTGCCCCGCGCTGCCGGCCTCCTCGGCCTCCCGCTCACAGCTGCGCCTCCCCTGCCGGCCTCCCCGGCTCCCCTCTGCTCTTCCCACAGCCTCGCCGCCGCACAACACAAAGGCCGACCCCAGCGGCGGCCCGAGCGCGGAGGAGACACCGGGGCCCCGGGAGCAGCCGGTGCCCGAGGCCGCCCCCCGCGCCTGGCCCGACCCGCGGCGCAGGAAGCCCCCGCCGCCCGCCGAGAACCGGGCCGGCTTCCGGGAGGCCGCGCGCGTGCCCGCCGGGCCCCCGGGCCCGCGCCTCGCGCAGGCCGAGAACCGCGCGTCCCCGCGCCGCGTGCTCGCGCCGGAGGACGCTCCGCGGCGCGCGCGCGCCCGGGCCCCGCGCTTCCCGGCCGCGCCGTCGCCCGCGCGCGCCGCCGAGGCCCCCTCCGACCCCGCCCATCCCAACCGGCCGCGCGCCGCCGCGCCGCCCCCGGGACCCgcgcccgcgccgccgccgccgccgcgcctcAGCCCGCCGCGGAGGGACGCGGAGCCCGGCGCCGAGCCCTGCGCGCGCGCCTGCAGGGCGGACCTGGACGAGCGCGAGTCGTTCTGCGCCAGCGAGTTCGGTGAGCCGGTCCCGCTGCTCCTCCCGGGCCCAGGGCGCCGCCGCCCGGGGAGTGAGAGAGCACCTCCGTGTAACGCTTTTCTCCCAACTCTCTTTTGAAAGCAGCAGTGAATGGAATCGTGCATGACGTGGACGTGCTCGGCACAGGGATCCGGCTGGTGACGCTGCTGGTGGACCGGGACGGGCTGTACAAGATGAACCGCCTGTACATCACTCCGGACGGGTTTTTCTTCCGAGTCCACCTGTTAGCCCTAGACTCCTCCAGTTGCAATAAGCCATGCCCAGAGTTTAAACTTGGTATTGAAATTGACCTGAATGACCGCTCCATATATGTACTTTATACCACCATTTGTCACTAGGATGTCACTAGGTTGGTCACCCCAAGACCTTTTGTGGGGCGGTATTGAAATATGAATAGGACTTAGACGACAGGTATTATTTCGGCCACACTGTGATTTGAGCACTATCAGcactttcccccacccccaccccccaaaggtGAGAACAGCACGGATTGGCACAAAGCAGGTCCTCAGATGTATGTTAACAAATGGAGCGAATGAGGACACGTGCCAGAAGGGATGAATAAGGGGCTCTGTACGGAAGTGAGTTTAGAAAGGTttttattgggggggaggggagggcggggAATGCACCCTCCCATGTCTCTCTAGAGATGTGCTCTGGAAAACCCTCCTGATACATTGTGActaggctctctgttctgttaTGTTGGCTATTTACAGgttatttggttattttatacttttcactttttttttggtgcctggtctgtacggggatccgaacccttgcccttggtgttataacatcgcactctaacccactgagctaaccagccagcccattagGTTATCTTCTAAAAGTCACTAGACTGTTTGCACCTGTTGCCTGTGGGTTAAATGCTGGCGTGCCAACATGTGCAGCAACAGATTCAAGcttaggcatttcttaaagggcTCACGTGTTCTTACTCATTGtttaatgacatttaaaatacactattaacttatattttggttattttgttcAGGCAGCAGGTATATTGTGATGGGCCACATCTACCATAAGAGACGGCAGCTCCCCACAGCTCTGCTCCAGGTCCTGAGAGGGCGCCTCCGTCCAGGAGATGGACTGCTTAGGAGCAGCAGCAGCTACGTGAAAAGGTTTAACCGAAAGAGGGATGGGCAAGTTCAAGGTGCAATTCACACCCAATGCATTTGAAACACACCATCCTGGCATTTCTGGATTACAAGAGACTTGAATTCAGCAACAAGACATAAAACATCTGTCTTCGTGTAATGGGGTCTTCCTTTTCAATAGGGCCCACCACAACTTTATGAATGACTTGCATTGTTCCATCTCTAACCTTGAAGTTGTCACTTTCTTATTTACAAAATTCTTATGAAATGGTATGCTCCTGAGCTCAGCAGCAAAGTTATTCAGTGATAGTGTCAGACAGGGATTCACACAGCTTAGATAATTGACCTGTCCAGTTAACAGATCACTGCTTcatgttacattttaaaattattttaatacatttttcagTAGAAATAGTtcacaaaaaacatttattgaatttaaatatacaacctTGAATACTTTATATCATGTATCAAACCAAATTTTATACTCAAAccatcatattttaaattctgtacaTAACAGTAAGCACATTAGCCAAGACATTTATGTATGAAATGTCCTTTAAATCAGAGCCCAGGACaagtattaaaattttacatttagagAATACTAAAGGGCTTAATTCGAGCAAAATATTATTCAAAACAAGTGTTTCTGATGTACCAAAATGTAAGATATAGTTTATTTTCATGCTTCCC contains these protein-coding regions:
- the C16H17orf58 gene encoding UPF0450 protein C17orf58 homolog isoform X2 yields the protein MTARAFWLLCLIVGSSPEAPVAERKASPPHNTKADPSGGPSAEETPGPREQPVPEAAPRAWPDPRRRKPPPPAENRAGFREAARVPAGPPGPRLAQAENRASPRRVLAPEDAPRRARARAPRFPAAPSPARAAEAPSDPAHPNRPRAAAPPPGPAPAPPPPPRLSPPRRDAEPGAEPCARACRADLDERESFCASEFAAVNGIVHDVDVLGTGIRLVTLLVDRDGLYKMNRLYITPDGFFFRVHLLALDSSSCNKPCPEFKLGSRYIVMGHIYHKRRQLPTALLQVLRGRLRPGDGLLRSSSSYVKRFNRKRDGQVQGAIHTQCI
- the C16H17orf58 gene encoding UPF0450 protein C17orf58 homolog isoform X1; translated protein: MTARAFWLLCLIVGSSPEAPVAERKASPPHNTKADPSGGPSAEETPGPREQPVPEAAPRAWPDPRRRKPPPPAENRAGFREAARVPAGPPGPRLAQAENRASPRRVLAPEDAPRRARARAPRFPAAPSPARAAEAPSDPAHPNRPRAAAPPPGPAPAPPPPPRLSPPRRDAEPGAEPCARACRADLDERESFCASEFAVNGIVHDVDVLGTGIRLVTLLVDRDGLYKMNRLYITPDGFFFRVHLLALDSSSCNKPCPEFKLGSRYIVMGHIYHKRRQLPTALLQVLRGRLRPGDGLLRSSSSYVKRFNRKRDGQVQGAIHTQCI